The following is a genomic window from Pseudophryne corroboree isolate aPseCor3 chromosome 3, aPseCor3.hap2, whole genome shotgun sequence.
TCGTGTACTAGCTTTAGAACAAGCAAGAGTGACCGAAAGAGGTGGAGATCGTTTTAACTTATTGTGTAGGAGGGAGGCCTTTTGGATTTTTAAGTTAAAAACGCTTGAACCGTTTGGTCTTAACGAAATTATAGAATTGAATAATATCTGATTTAAAGATGTCTGTGGTAACCCTGTGGATTTGAGTTGATATATTTTCAAAGGCCTTTGTCCTTCTcctctttcttatatatatatatatatatatatattttattttttttctccctcCGTTTGTTCCCTAAAAAAAATTTGTGGAAATGTATCTATACCTTCTTATTAGCACTGATTATGTCCCTAGAATATTTAGGTTTGTCTAAATATCAAAACTACGAAATGTAATATATTGAATTCATGAAGAGCTCTATATAGGGTAGTAGGATGATTAGTATATCGAGATATTTGTTTTCCTGGGTCTATTTTTGTTAGTTGGTATATCGGGCCCACATAAATGGATATTTTAGTTTAATGGATTACATATGTGATCGATACAATATCTTCTAACCATATAGTAATTCCTTATATCAGGTTTATAGACCTATAGTTTTAGGTTGATCTTAATAATTAACTGTTTTAGATATACATGTTATATGCATGTTAGATCTGGGTCCGGTTCTAATAGCATTAACAGTATTAATATTGACATTACTAATTAGAATGTGGTTGAAATGTTTGGAAGAACTAAGTGTATAAAGAATGTGTGCTGGACGCCTCAAGGTGGTTTTACACATATGTGTATGTGGTCTTATATATGATGCACCTAGAGTGCTTTTTCTTTTTCCTTaattaatatattattaatatgcTACAAGCGAAAATGCtgtttgttgctgggttttttaaaACTCAATCTGCTGGTGTCAGTGTGCTGTGAAACAATTAACTCATTACAGCTGAAGCCAACTAGGTACTTAGGATGGGTATAAATAAGAGACTCTCAGCACCTCcagtcatacctctgatgaaaccgcccctcttagaggcggagaaatgcgtcaggTGGCCAACCAACGACCATGGAACGCAGGTGGCACGCAGCCGGAAGCCGCGTATCGCGGCGTGTGAGCGTCCCCTGCAGCTCCAGGCCTGCTACCGAGCCCGGGTGTGTTTGTGGCCAGACGAGGCAGACAGGACTAAACGGCAGTGCCGACGAGCCTCAGGATCTCCGCACCGAGAAGCCGCGGCTGAGCGGCCGTTTATCCAACACTGGCCAGTGAGTGAACTATCCCCATGTTTATGGGAAGGTAAAATTGACTTGGAAACATCCGGTTTTAAGATATAGTTCTGCAATATACAGCTGGACATGCTTTAAACAGCCATATACTGATGAAGTATTGACAAGTTTTATAAAGCTAAGAACTGCTTCTATTATCATCTAACATCCTTTCAGTTATGGACTACTACTAATTAGTGGCTACTAACTTTTAATATATGTATGTAAACATTTATATTACTAACCAGCATTCTGTGCTAATAAGCAGCAGGTCTCGAGTCAGAAGGACACGTGTCTACAGcattatttttatcatttttatgTTGTGTTGTGAATTAATTTACAGTTACTTTTtaatattgtataaataaattaatgtgtttacaaaaccagcagctgagaTCAATTACTTTTTAGAAGGCCACATTACAATTTTTTCCTTTTGAGCTGTGCAGGTAGTATTGGTGGATGCCCAGATCCTCCATTTGTGGGCTGCTAGAAAGGTATTCGTCCAAACCTAACTCCATTAAGTGAGAggtttcttttcttcttctttttaataGCGCCCACGATCTCTATTTTTTGtttggttcttattaatagcatgggagtcCTCCAGGTActtctgtatgctatcccttagtttACTTTCtaatagtttccccactattgatgtcagactaactggcctatagttaccaggatgaataGATAGGTTTAAGCTATGAGACCCAAATTGAAAAGCACTGACAGAGTGATGTAACAGGTTCAGAGAAGAAGAAATCGGCCTGATATCGGTGAGTTTGCCACTAAATTTAAAGCAGCAGTCAGTTATAACGCTGTTTTGGCTTTTAACTAATTGCCGCTCTAAATTTAGCAGAAAACTTGCCTTTATCACATCAGTTCTTTCATATCTGAACCTATTACATAATACCCTGTCTCTTTTCCCAGACCTCTTGAACTCTTTCTAGCCCAGTAATTTGTTCAAAGGAGAACTGTTGAATGATGGCCAGGAGACAGTGAATAAAGGAGCTGATTCCGAGttgggagcaaaaaaaaaaaaaagtatgtaactttgtatctggaacaaaacaTGTAATGCAAGGgaggcaaatgcatttttttttttttttttgcatgcagggtaaatactcgccGCGTGACACcaccaaatattgggcagctttatTTGTACATCACAATTTAGATTAGTGTTTGTTGGACACACCCTTTTCaattctaaatctctgcacatctctgcaatatctctgccccccccccccccctcctgctgtgcaATATGGTTTTACCTTGGTGCAAAGATACCTgatgttttttttgctttgctcccaactctgaATCGGCCCAAAGTCTTTTACATTTTAGAAACAAAGATAATCCAATTTCTAAGGTTTTTTTACTATTTCTATTTTTAATCCTTACATAATCACTGTGATGACACACCTATGCTAATACGTTAAAATGCATAGGAAGGCAGGGATCTGGCATATCTGCCTTTCCTATAGTGTATATtttatttcacacaaaaaaaaagtatTTCCATTTTACTGTGCTTAATACCTATGTAACAAAGATGGAGCGAGTGTTAATATTTTAAGAATGGGGGATTTGCACCTTTTACATACTGATCCCTTTGCACGGCAAAGCTTAGACTTATCTATGCTTATTCCGGGTTCAGATGATCACTAGTAATGTAATTTCTGAATATGATGACTCCCGACTCCCTCTTCCCTCCTAAATTCATCCCAGGGATCTCTTCATTTTGTGAAAATGTTTGGGGTGAATTTACTATGCAAAGCTCTCCAAAGCTGATGCATCTTCGGCCACTGGATTCAAAGGGTCTTTAACCGAGATATAAATAAGTCCAGGGAGAAAAGTAATGTCTTGTCATGGGTCACTGCAGGCACCTGTTCCTTAGGCAAAAAAAGAGCCTGAAAGTGAGGCCAGTCACAACCTATTAACACAGGGGCTGGTAACCATGGACGCACACCCACACATAATTTGGAAGTCTTCCCTGATTATCAAAGGGGTCATAGTAGTAGGATAGGTCTGAACATTTCTGTGTACACAACAAATGCAAACTACTTTGTGGGGCAACAATGACCCAGAGGAAATCAAGTCCCCTTGTATCAGGGTAGTAACGGAGCCCGAGTCCACCAGTTCATTTCCTACCTGCAGATGTACCTTTATCTGAGGTGGGACAGGGCAGGTTTCAGCAGAGGTAAAGCCACATGATGAACAGACCTGAGATGGAGGTTCCACAGACCTTGCCAACTACATATTTCTGACCTCCAGGAAGCGAGTGGCCATCACCTTTTCTGTAGAACAACTTCTGGGGCAAATAGTCTCTCGGTGCATAGGGAAAGGCGGAGCTGCGGACTGAGAATTTTCTGAGGGGCCATCATCTGCAGTGGAAACTGGTACCTGTCGTTGTAACAACCAAGGTGACTGTTGCTGCAGAGACAGGCGAGGAGACTCCGGCCTGGTTAAGCAAGAAAGGTTCTCCATGCTTTCACCCGCCAGCAAGGCAAATTCCACTAGCTGGACAGTAGACTCCAAATTTTCAGTTCAATGAACCCAGACCCACCATGCAATATTGGCAGGAAGTAGTCCAGTAAACTGTTCCAGTTTGACCAACCCAACCAACTGGGCACATGTACACAATTTAACTGTGAGGTCTGCCAATTTCTAGGCCAGCACCTGAGGTCTAATATCAGGATCATAGGGTACAGACCTGCTGGTAAGCCTCCACATAGAGGGCGAATCGGTCCACTATGGCAGCCTTCACTCGGTCATAGACTTTGGCCTCCTTCGTGGAGAGCGCCGCATTTGCTGTTTGGGCCTCCCCCATTAGCACCTGGTCAATCGTTAAGACACAGGAATCTTTGGACCAGGCTTGCGCAGTAGCAACCCTTTAAGAAGTGGTAAGGAAGGCTTTGGTATCATTTGTAACCTGCATTTTGAGGAGTACTAGAGCCATCACCAGTGCCTGCTGCTGTTTAAAGAAATCCAACATCTATTAATTCACAGCCTCCATGATGGTTTGTTTTCACATCTTGGTAAAGGCTCTACCTTATCCCACTCTGACAATACACTGTACAGTAGCTGTTAGATTTAAGGCGACCACTTGAGACTGAATTCTTTCAAAGAAAGTAAGCTTTTATTTCAGCATAAAAGGGCACAGCCAGTGCAATGGCTTCTTGCACAGGAGTAACATGGTTAGTTCAAAAACATAATGTACAGATTACAATAAACAGCATTCACAGGGGTGCAGTTGGAGCAAAGCAGTCAGGAAGGTAAATGTCCAGCACAGAGAGGTGCCAAAGGTacactctctcccatctctcacCAGTGTCTCACTAGCTCCTCTTAATTAAGGAAATGGTGTGGCTCTACCATGAGCCACAGCAGGTTAACCCTTTCCTCAAATGAGGGAGAGATCCACCCTGTTAGATAAGATACATTATCTGGATATGCAGACCTGGATCTGCTAAATTCCAAAAGTTAAATTTACTATGTTGCATGTCTTCATCCACTGAGTTTAAAGGGGAATTCTTTTAATACATAATATGGCATGTTTTGTATTGAATAtaccagccgtggccaacctgtggctcttgagccgaatgcggctttctttattcaaatgtggctcccgacactcagtcacctgaccacaacagatcctggaaactggtgcactccaaccagacacacagcagcaccacggcgactgaaaactggggagccagatactgggctgtagtgacatatgagggtgggctggagtgacacaagggggagttggctggagtgacacagaaggatcctggcagaaGAGACATAAtagaggagctgactggagtgatacaggagggtgctggctggagtgacacaggagggtgctggcaggagtgacacaatggggagctggatggagtgacaaaggagaatcctggcagtagAGACAATGGGGAGCTgagtggagtgacacatgggggagctggctggagtgacacatggaggagctgaagtctattatgtgaatatggctttttcaatatattttatgtggatctggattttttattttatgtggaagtgtctttttcaatgtattttatgttgattctggctttaaaatgtattttatgtggatctggcatttttattatattttataccatggggtgtggcctagcaggcacaaggtcacaccccatttttgcacacgcgccttcggcttgatgtcggctctttgacgtacctaacaagattttttggctctttgtttctgactggttggctacCCCTGGAATATACTGTAATTGTCCCTTTGAATCCAGTGGCCAAAGATGCATCAGCTTTGGAGAGCTTTGCATAGTAAATTCACCCCAAACTTTTCCATGCAGGCAGTGTTCACACTTAGCTTGATTAGTGCTAAAATTAAAagtgtaaatatactgtatatatttaaaaaGTAGCAATAAGGGTAGATTTTTAGGTACATTTTCCTTTTTTTCTATAAAATACGCTTTCATGTTAGACCAACATTTAGCTGTTTTTCATTTGCAATCTGCTTGTAAACTAACttgctttttattattttacttcAAGGTACAGTGGATGAGTGAAGAAAATTACATGTTTCGACTGTCTTCGCTACGTCCTAAACTCCTTTGTTGGCTTCAGACAGACCCAATCCGCCCAGCACCATTCTTTCACATAGTGCGACAATGGCTTGAGGAGGAACTACCAGACCTTTCTGTGTCACGCCAGAGAAATCGTGTATCTTGGGGAATCCCTGTGCCTTCTGACCCATCTCATACTATCTATGTCTGGCTGGATGCCCTAGTCAATTACCTGACAGCTGCAGGATATCCAAATCCAGATTTCTCTCCTTGGGGCCCATCAACACATTTCCTTGGCAAAGATATTTTGAGATTCCATGCTATATACTGGCCAGCTTTCTTAATAGCTGCTGGTCTTCCTCCACCTTCAAATTTATTTGTCCATTCTCACTGGACGTGTGAAGGAGTTAAGATGTCAAAGAGCCTTCAAAATGTGGTAGATCCTGCAGAATGTATTATTCAGTACACAAGAGATGGATTACGATATTTCTTGCTTCGCAATGGTTCCCCTGAGCGAGACTGTGATTTTACCCACAACACCGTACGTAAACTGTTAAACTCTGAGCTTTCCGATGCTCTTGGTGGGCTTTTAAACCGCTGCACAGCAAATACCATTAATCCACAACAATCTTGGCCACATTACCAGTATATGAATGTGCCACCCTCTGCAAATGATGAACTCCAGAGACTGCTGGGAGCTTTGCAAGAGCTCCCAGGAAAGGTAGACCAATTTATGAATATATTCCAAGTGCACAAAGCCTTAGAGGCAATTGATAGTAGCATTCGATGTTCAAATGCCTTCTTCCAAAGTCAGGCTCCATGGAAGTTGCTTAAAGGGGGGGAAGAAGAGAAGGCCTGGGGGtattctgtgctgtatcttaccctTGAAGCACTTAGACTTTATGGTACCCTCCTGCAGCCTGCAATTCCTGGCTTGGCTAAAACAATCCTGGATAGGCTTGGTGTTGCCAATGTTTATAGAACACTGAAAGGTAACCAATTTTTCACAGCTGTATGGGGGCAAAAATGTTGCTACCAGGGCCAAGCTCTAGGACCTGATTGTGGTCTCCTATATCCCAGACTAGATAGGGAAAAACATCTTTGaactaaagaaaaaaaattatttgaAACAAAGCCTTTATAACTTCAAATGTATTTTCCATATATGTGTTAATGCAGACATTAATAAATAATCATGTTAAGAAAGCACACTACAAATATTTATTGTAAAACGGTGGAATGAGGTGAGCTGGTACATATGACTAATTAAATTAATTTAACATACAacaatgttttctctaacgtcctaagtggatgctggggactccgtaaggaccatggggaatagcggctccgcaggagactgggcacatctaaagaaagctttaggactatctggtgtgcactggctcctccccctatgacccccctccaagcctcagttagatctctgtgcccgaacgagaagggtgcacactaggggctctcctgagcttcttagtgaaagttttagtttaggttttttattttcagtgagacctgctggcaacaggctcactgcatcgagggactaaggggagaagaagcgaactcacctgcgtgcagagtggattaggcttcttaggctactggacattagctccagagggacgatcacaggcccagcttggatgggtcccagagccgcgccgccggcccccttacagagccagaaggcagaagaggtccggtaaatcggcggcagaagacgtcctgtcttcaacaaggtagcgcacagcactgcagctgtgcgccattgctctcagcacacttcatactccggtcactgagggtgcagggcgctggggggggcaccctgagacgcaataataaacaccttggatggcaaaaaaatgcatcacatatagctcctgggctatatggatgcatttaacccctgccaaaatacctaaaaaaacgggagataaggccgccgataagggggcg
Proteins encoded in this region:
- the MARS2 gene encoding methionine--tRNA ligase, mitochondrial isoform X1, which codes for MWYFGKWQIVRSLRKCSLLTLVSKAGYGDGRNARPHLLTTPIFYVNAAPHLGHVYSALLADVQHRYSALCGRDTRLSTGTDEHGIKVQQAAVSLGSEPSKLCTKVSQQFRTMFDAMAISYTDFVRTTEPRHAQAVCDFWKTLEEQGYIYKGTYQGWYCTSDEAFLSEEQTTECKDLEGNKIRVSLESGHEVQWMSEENYMFRLSSLRPKLLCWLQTDPIRPAPFFHIVRQWLEEELPDLSVSRQRNRVSWGIPVPSDPSHTIYVWLDALVNYLTAAGYPNPDFSPWGPSTHFLGKDILRFHAIYWPAFLIAAGLPPPSNLFVHSHWTCEGVKMSKSLQNVVDPAECIIQYTRDGLRYFLLRNGSPERDCDFTHNTVRKLLNSELSDALGGLLNRCTANTINPQQSWPHYQYMNVPPSANDELQRLLGALQELPGKVDQFMNIFQVHKALEAIDSSIRCSNAFFQSQAPWKLLKGGEEEKAWGYSVLYLTLEALRLYGTLLQPAIPGLAKTILDRLGVANVYRTLKGNQFFTAVWGQKCCYQGQALGPDCGLLYPRLDREKHL